A portion of the Actinomycetota bacterium genome contains these proteins:
- a CDS encoding M23 family metallopeptidase → MTRPSEPASLAESFAAHTRLQVGAATLDRMSGPGAVRAPRRRRRVRLRQLGLVVAVAAAVASSVALGASVGERTGTRRPPLAAAQGGPLDVSDAGQPRSAGATATAVFASYSDLQLVLPSDQVRLVGFHEAALADALPLTPAGSLRANDNTTKFRPPPDGDGVGYVVLSSRGRTNPATSAVDVALPPGIPVASLIDGTVTLVEHYQLYGRHPDTRVEIAPAGRPDLRVVLIHLTDVRVSPGQRVQAGRTVVAGAANLFPFGSHVDRYVEGEPGPHVHIEVKRPTSGA, encoded by the coding sequence GTGACCCGACCGAGCGAGCCTGCGAGCCTGGCCGAGTCCTTCGCGGCGCACACCCGGCTCCAGGTCGGCGCGGCGACGCTCGACAGGATGAGCGGGCCGGGCGCGGTCCGAGCGCCACGACGGCGGCGCCGGGTCCGGCTGCGGCAGCTGGGCCTGGTGGTCGCGGTGGCGGCGGCCGTGGCCAGCTCCGTGGCGCTGGGCGCGTCGGTGGGGGAGCGGACGGGCACGCGGCGACCGCCGCTCGCCGCCGCGCAAGGCGGACCCCTCGACGTCAGCGACGCTGGCCAGCCGCGCTCGGCGGGAGCCACGGCCACCGCCGTGTTCGCCTCCTACTCTGACCTGCAGCTGGTCCTGCCCAGCGACCAGGTCCGCTTGGTGGGCTTCCACGAGGCCGCGCTCGCGGACGCGCTGCCGCTGACCCCGGCGGGCTCCCTGCGCGCGAACGACAACACCACCAAGTTCCGTCCGCCACCCGACGGCGACGGCGTCGGCTACGTGGTGCTGTCGTCGCGAGGTCGCACCAACCCGGCCACATCCGCGGTGGACGTTGCGCTTCCGCCGGGCATCCCGGTGGCGAGCCTGATCGACGGCACCGTCACGCTGGTGGAGCACTACCAGCTGTACGGACGTCACCCCGACACGCGGGTCGAGATCGCCCCTGCCGGGCGGCCCGACCTACGGGTGGTGCTGATCCACCTCACCGACGTCCGCGTGAGTCCGGGACAGCGGGTGCAGGCGGGGCGCACGGTGGTCGCTGGTGCCGCGAACCTGTTCCCGTTCGGATCTCACGTCGATCGCTACGTCGAGGGCGAGCCGGGCCCCCACGTCCACATCGAGGTCAAGCGACCCACCAGTGGGGCGTAG
- a CDS encoding M23 family metallopeptidase: MPARPANDAFAAVCTRPRVNRYAIAGLAPVLAAALSLPAAVDRTAAARPSAVEAQAMWVDASNGMPRAPAPEPVIEPFAAVEGVQLVEPAPTPVLIGFHQANGPRPIALTPDVAAHQILPSRGRGTHATSAVDIVLPAAEPVRATVSGTVVAANRYALYGQTSDGLVEIVPHANPAIRVRLLHLAELQVTAGEHVVAGETVVAATARTLPFGSQIDTIVGQRLPHVHVEVVR, translated from the coding sequence GTGCCCGCACGCCCCGCCAACGACGCGTTCGCAGCCGTGTGCACCCGGCCCCGCGTCAACCGCTACGCGATCGCCGGACTCGCTCCGGTGCTCGCCGCGGCACTCAGCCTCCCGGCCGCCGTCGACCGGACCGCGGCTGCCCGGCCGAGCGCCGTCGAGGCACAAGCGATGTGGGTGGATGCCAGCAACGGCATGCCGAGGGCGCCGGCCCCCGAACCCGTCATCGAGCCGTTCGCGGCCGTCGAGGGGGTCCAGCTGGTCGAACCGGCCCCAACACCGGTCCTGATCGGGTTCCACCAGGCGAACGGCCCGCGCCCGATCGCGCTGACCCCCGATGTGGCCGCGCACCAGATCCTGCCCAGCCGCGGACGAGGCACCCACGCGACCTCCGCGGTCGACATCGTGCTGCCGGCGGCAGAGCCGGTCCGCGCCACCGTGTCCGGGACCGTCGTGGCCGCCAACCGCTACGCGCTGTACGGCCAGACGAGCGATGGCCTCGTGGAGATCGTCCCCCACGCCAACCCCGCGATCCGCGTTCGCCTCCTGCACCTCGCCGAGCTACAGGTAACCGCCGGTGAGCACGTCGTCGCGGGGGAGACCGTCGTGGCCGCCACCGCTCGGACACTGCCGTTCGGCTCGCAGATCGACACGATCGTCGGCCAGCGACTGCCTCACGTCCACGTCGAGGTGGTGCGGTGA
- a CDS encoding M23 family metallopeptidase, which translates to MSPQNRSRAALVSVAIPAIGVLLALPLSPDAPTAATVAAGTGAAAAEEPLTQPTGSHPVPVADPSAVVNTDHAPPPPDAVPADAAAVDPHVEPAQPEAPYPVGPSRLFATFQELHLWTPSADPVLIGFHEAYYDGALAMLPMGQATALDNPRFPGTPDRATGQPYAVLSSRGRRPEPTSAADIVVRPGEPVRAVVTGTVIEARPYLLYGKYPDGRVAIRSAERPDLVVTMLHISGLQVHVGQQVNAGETIVAAHGTQFPFVSHIDNYLGGNPNPHVHVEVAHRG; encoded by the coding sequence ATGTCACCGCAGAACCGCAGCCGCGCCGCGCTGGTCAGCGTCGCGATCCCGGCGATCGGCGTGCTTCTCGCACTGCCGCTGTCCCCGGACGCTCCCACCGCGGCCACCGTCGCCGCGGGGACGGGCGCGGCCGCCGCCGAGGAACCGCTGACGCAGCCCACGGGCAGCCACCCCGTACCGGTGGCTGACCCGTCGGCCGTTGTGAACACGGATCACGCCCCGCCTCCCCCCGACGCCGTTCCTGCCGACGCAGCCGCGGTCGACCCGCACGTCGAGCCGGCCCAGCCCGAGGCGCCGTACCCGGTGGGACCGTCCCGGCTGTTCGCGACGTTCCAGGAGCTGCACCTGTGGACGCCGAGCGCGGATCCCGTCCTGATCGGTTTCCACGAGGCCTACTACGACGGCGCGCTGGCGATGCTGCCGATGGGGCAAGCCACCGCGCTGGACAACCCGCGCTTCCCCGGCACGCCGGACCGCGCAACCGGCCAGCCCTACGCGGTCCTGTCGTCGCGGGGCCGGCGGCCGGAGCCGACATCCGCAGCCGACATCGTCGTGCGTCCGGGAGAGCCCGTCCGCGCCGTGGTCACCGGCACGGTGATCGAGGCCCGGCCCTACCTGTTGTACGGCAAGTACCCGGACGGGCGTGTGGCCATCCGCTCAGCTGAGCGTCCCGACCTCGTCGTGACGATGCTGCACATCTCGGGCCTGCAGGTCCACGTCGGCCAGCAGGTCAACGCTGGCGAGACGATCGTGGCGGCACATGGCACCCAGTTCCCGTTCGTGTCGCACATCGACAACTACCTCGGCGGCAACCCCAATCCCCACGTCCACGTGGAGGTCGCTCACCGCGGGTAG
- a CDS encoding CTP synthase → MVAEPTPSRRSQPAAGTKHIFVTGGVSSALGKGITAASLGRLLKARGLKVTLQKLDPYLNVDPGTMNPFEHGEVFVTDDGGETDLDLGHYERFVDENLSRGSSVTSGQVWLSVISKERRGDYLGKTVQVIPHITDEIKSRILAVGQDADVVITEVGGTVGDIEGLPYLEAIRQIRHDVGRDNVCYLHVALVPYIAASGELKTKPTQHSVRELRAVGIQPDALVCRSDRPLSPDLKRKIALLSDVDIEAVISAEDAESLYEVPLMLHQEGLDTVVCRRFGLAEVEPDLGEWETMVGRVRAARETVTVAVVGKYVELPDAYLSVAEALRHGGLACGVQVAIRWVSSDDLLDDGVDRHLADCHAILVPGGFGVRGIEGKIAAVRYARVHEVPFLGVCLGLQVAVIEFARHVAGLEYAHSSEFEPHTPDAVIDLMVDQRDVTELGGTMRLGSYPAKLLDGTRVRDLYGEPVVYERHRHRFEVSNRYRAGLEERGLVFSGVSPDGRLAEFAELPDHPWFVATQAHPEFKSRPNRPHPLFAGLVAAGLQRHRETRGQLPVDLDEVGRTDVPGRAAAAELADAGWAVSHGNRPVEVER, encoded by the coding sequence ATCGTCGCTGAGCCGACCCCCAGCCGCCGATCACAGCCCGCGGCCGGCACCAAGCACATCTTCGTCACCGGCGGCGTGTCGAGCGCGCTCGGCAAGGGCATCACCGCAGCGTCGCTGGGCCGACTGTTGAAGGCGCGAGGTCTGAAGGTCACGCTTCAGAAGCTCGACCCCTACCTCAACGTCGACCCGGGCACGATGAACCCCTTCGAACACGGTGAGGTGTTCGTCACCGATGACGGGGGAGAGACCGACCTGGATCTCGGCCACTACGAGCGGTTCGTCGACGAGAACCTCTCCCGCGGATCGTCTGTGACGTCGGGGCAGGTCTGGCTGTCGGTGATCAGCAAGGAGCGACGCGGCGACTACCTCGGCAAGACGGTCCAGGTCATCCCCCACATCACCGACGAGATCAAGTCGAGGATCCTCGCGGTCGGTCAGGACGCCGACGTGGTGATCACGGAGGTCGGTGGCACGGTCGGTGACATCGAGGGCCTGCCGTACCTGGAGGCGATCCGCCAGATCCGCCACGACGTCGGCCGTGACAACGTCTGCTACCTCCACGTGGCACTGGTGCCGTACATCGCTGCGTCGGGGGAGCTGAAGACCAAGCCGACCCAGCACTCGGTCCGCGAGCTGCGTGCGGTCGGTATCCAGCCCGACGCGCTGGTGTGCCGCTCCGACCGGCCCCTGTCGCCCGACCTGAAGCGGAAGATCGCGCTTCTGAGTGACGTCGACATCGAGGCGGTGATCTCCGCTGAGGATGCCGAGTCCCTGTACGAGGTCCCGCTGATGTTGCACCAGGAGGGCCTGGACACGGTCGTGTGCCGCCGGTTCGGACTCGCTGAGGTCGAACCGGACCTGGGCGAGTGGGAGACGATGGTCGGCCGGGTCCGCGCCGCCCGCGAGACGGTCACGGTCGCGGTGGTCGGGAAGTACGTGGAACTACCCGACGCGTACCTGTCCGTCGCGGAGGCGCTCCGCCACGGGGGCCTGGCCTGCGGCGTGCAGGTCGCGATCCGCTGGGTGTCCTCCGACGACCTGCTCGACGACGGCGTGGACCGCCACCTGGCCGACTGCCACGCGATCCTGGTCCCCGGCGGGTTCGGCGTGCGCGGCATCGAGGGGAAGATCGCGGCAGTGCGCTACGCCCGCGTGCACGAGGTCCCCTTCCTGGGGGTGTGCCTGGGGCTGCAGGTCGCCGTGATCGAGTTCGCCCGTCACGTCGCTGGCCTGGAGTACGCCCACTCGTCGGAGTTCGAGCCCCACACCCCCGATGCGGTGATCGACCTCATGGTCGACCAGCGTGACGTCACCGAGCTCGGCGGGACGATGCGGCTCGGCTCCTACCCGGCGAAGCTGCTGGACGGGACCCGGGTGCGTGACCTGTACGGCGAACCGGTGGTGTACGAACGCCACCGCCACCGGTTCGAGGTGTCCAACCGGTACCGCGCGGGGCTCGAGGAGCGCGGGCTGGTGTTCTCGGGGGTCTCGCCTGACGGGCGCCTCGCCGAGTTCGCTGAGCTCCCCGATCACCCGTGGTTCGTGGCGACGCAGGCGCACCCGGAGTTCAAGTCGCGACCCAACCGCCCTCATCCACTGTTCGCCGGTCTGGTGGCCGCAGGGTTGCAGCGTCATCGGGAGACCCGCGGGCAGCTGCCGGTCGACCTCGACGAGGTCGGCCGCACCGACGTCCCCGGGCGCGCGGCCGCCGCCGAGCTGGCAGACGCCGGATGGGCGGTCTCCCATGGCAACCGCCCGGTCGAGGTCGAACGCTGA
- a CDS encoding NUDIX hydrolase — translation MASETVHEGVFARVRVDRVRMPDGEVLDREVVEQADAAGVVPIFGDGSVMLLRQYRQPFATYLLEIPAGKLDREGEDPAAAAARELIEETGYRAERLEHLVTFRNSAGWTDESTHLYVATGLTAEGVPDDFHASAEEADMEIVRLPLDEAVAAVRDGTITDAKTVIGLLLVGGRF, via the coding sequence GTGGCGTCCGAGACCGTGCACGAGGGCGTCTTCGCCCGGGTGCGCGTCGACCGCGTGCGGATGCCCGACGGTGAGGTGCTCGACCGCGAGGTCGTCGAGCAGGCGGACGCCGCGGGGGTCGTCCCGATCTTCGGGGACGGCTCCGTCATGCTGCTGCGTCAGTACCGGCAGCCGTTCGCCACGTATCTGTTGGAGATCCCGGCGGGGAAGCTCGACCGGGAGGGCGAGGATCCCGCAGCGGCCGCAGCACGCGAGCTGATCGAGGAGACCGGGTACCGCGCCGAACGACTCGAGCACCTGGTCACCTTCCGTAACTCGGCCGGCTGGACCGACGAGTCCACGCACCTGTACGTCGCCACCGGCCTCACGGCGGAGGGCGTCCCCGACGACTTCCACGCCAGCGCCGAGGAGGCCGACATGGAGATCGTCCGCCTCCCGCTCGACGAGGCGGTCGCCGCCGTCCGTGACGGCACGATCACGGACGCCAAGACGGTGATCGGCTTGCTGCTCGTCGGGGGCCGGTTCTAG
- a CDS encoding sugar transferase has protein sequence MLLLALPLMAAIAVIVRLHDRGPALFRQTRVGMDGRPFTLLKFRTMVENDDSDTQWAVDHDDARVTWIGRFLRPTHLDQLPQLLNVIRGDMSLVGPRPERPHFVDRFSDQIPRYEARRCGLPSAAGCLGPRDR, from the coding sequence ATGCTGCTCCTGGCGCTCCCGCTGATGGCGGCGATCGCGGTCATCGTCCGGCTGCACGACCGGGGTCCCGCCCTGTTCCGGCAGACGCGTGTCGGCATGGATGGCCGCCCGTTCACGCTGTTGAAGTTCCGGACCATGGTCGAGAACGACGACAGCGACACACAGTGGGCGGTCGACCACGACGACGCGAGGGTCACCTGGATCGGCCGGTTCCTGCGGCCGACCCACCTGGACCAGCTCCCGCAGCTGCTCAACGTGATCCGGGGCGACATGTCGCTGGTCGGGCCGCGGCCTGAACGCCCGCACTTCGTCGATCGCTTCTCGGACCAGATCCCGCGGTACGAAGCGAGACGTTGTGGGCTTCCAAGCGCAGCCGGTTGCCTTGGGCCGCGGGATCGGTGA